From a single Pseudomonas sp. A34-9 genomic region:
- a CDS encoding ABC transporter substrate-binding protein: MNLPFKRVFSLFAVPVLAGLLAVTAQADELKEIRIAVPDLSAGTQHSGGGVVDVLRDQQIFEKAFADQGIKIQWNFFKGAGPVINEAFANGQVDLAYLGDLAAIIGKSNGLDTRLLSASARGVKQYLGVVPGSGIKTLQDLKGKRVAIFRGTATQLSFDAALASQGLSEKDLKVINLDFTGATAALAAKQIDASWGSSGLAALQTKGLAELPLNTKDLGGAGSVQSVLVGTGKFVDAHPEAVAKLLKAQQQAVEWLTEDSNKAAYVQLVSGLASYPPVILTEDLKDQKLSEVFPSTLDPVFLGSLQDKVDLAAQQKLIRKPFKVNDWVAPELAAAKL; this comes from the coding sequence ATGAACCTCCCCTTCAAACGTGTTTTCAGTCTGTTTGCCGTTCCTGTGCTGGCGGGTCTGCTGGCGGTCACCGCCCAGGCCGATGAACTCAAGGAAATCAGGATCGCCGTGCCTGACCTGAGCGCGGGTACTCAGCACAGTGGCGGCGGTGTGGTCGATGTGTTGCGTGATCAGCAGATTTTTGAAAAAGCCTTCGCCGATCAGGGCATCAAGATTCAGTGGAATTTCTTCAAAGGTGCCGGGCCGGTGATCAATGAGGCGTTTGCCAACGGTCAAGTCGATCTGGCGTATCTGGGCGATCTGGCGGCGATCATCGGCAAGTCCAATGGCCTCGATACGCGCTTGCTCAGCGCCAGTGCGCGTGGGGTGAAGCAGTATCTGGGCGTGGTGCCGGGCTCCGGGATCAAGACCCTGCAGGATTTGAAGGGCAAGCGCGTGGCGATCTTTCGCGGCACTGCGACGCAACTGTCATTCGATGCAGCGCTGGCCAGTCAGGGTCTGAGCGAGAAGGATTTGAAGGTGATCAACCTCGACTTCACCGGCGCGACCGCCGCACTGGCGGCCAAACAGATCGATGCGTCGTGGGGCAGTTCCGGTTTGGCGGCGTTGCAGACCAAGGGGTTGGCCGAGTTGCCTTTGAACACCAAAGATCTGGGTGGCGCCGGCAGCGTGCAGTCGGTATTGGTCGGCACGGGCAAGTTTGTCGATGCACACCCGGAGGCGGTGGCGAAATTGCTCAAGGCGCAGCAACAGGCGGTGGAGTGGCTGACCGAGGACAGTAACAAGGCGGCCTACGTGCAGTTGGTCTCGGGGTTGGCGAGTTATCCACCGGTGATCCTCACCGAGGACCTCAAGGATCAGAAATTGAGCGAAGTGTTCCCGTCGACGCTGGATCCGGTGTTCCTGGGTAGCTTGCAAGACAAGGTTGATCTGGCGGCGCAGCAGAAGCTGATTCGCAAGCCGTTCAAGGTCAATGATTGGGTCGCGCCTGAGTTGGCAGCGGCCAAGCTCTAA
- a CDS encoding LysR family transcriptional regulator, producing the protein MDLRQLRYFIALNEHRSFVRAADAMGITQPAFSRSIQGLEQEFGCVLVDRGNKDLRPTPEGQVVLQHALSLVQGAALLSAEVTQMTKLDAGEVHFGCGPAPAVKLVPDAVAQFINAHPKVRTCFQVDNWEKLSRALSREEIEFFIADIRHFESDPNFQTQALTPKRGVFFCRPGHPLLAKESLSTNDMFDYPLATTLIPPGIRKLLANLSGRIDFSPTIETEHFPALVKVVLQSNAIGIGTEEAFYEDIAQGSLALLHWRNLPQNLESMNARCGIVSRTGFRLSPAARAMIETLVAVDKQEISVAV; encoded by the coding sequence ATGGATCTTCGCCAGTTGCGTTACTTCATCGCCCTCAACGAGCACCGCAGTTTTGTCCGTGCGGCAGACGCAATGGGCATCACTCAACCGGCGTTCAGCCGCAGTATTCAAGGGTTGGAGCAAGAGTTCGGCTGCGTGCTGGTAGATCGCGGCAACAAGGATTTGCGCCCCACGCCTGAAGGTCAGGTGGTGCTGCAGCACGCCCTGAGCCTGGTGCAGGGCGCGGCGTTGCTCAGTGCCGAAGTGACGCAGATGACCAAGCTCGATGCCGGTGAAGTGCACTTCGGTTGCGGCCCGGCGCCGGCGGTGAAACTGGTGCCCGATGCTGTGGCGCAATTCATCAATGCGCACCCGAAAGTACGCACCTGTTTTCAGGTGGATAACTGGGAAAAACTCAGCCGCGCACTGAGCCGTGAAGAGATCGAATTCTTTATCGCCGACATTCGTCATTTCGAGTCGGATCCGAACTTCCAGACCCAGGCGCTGACGCCCAAACGCGGGGTGTTTTTCTGCCGGCCGGGGCATCCGCTGCTAGCCAAGGAAAGCCTGTCGACCAACGACATGTTCGACTACCCGCTGGCGACCACGCTGATACCGCCGGGCATTCGCAAATTGCTGGCGAATCTGAGCGGCAGGATCGATTTTTCCCCAACCATCGAGACCGAGCATTTTCCGGCGCTGGTCAAAGTGGTACTGCAATCGAATGCCATTGGTATCGGTACCGAGGAGGCGTTCTACGAGGACATTGCCCAAGGTTCACTGGCGCTGTTGCACTGGCGCAATCTGCCGCAGAACCTCGAGAGCATGAATGCGCGGTGCGGGATTGTCAGTCGTACCGGGTTTCGCTTGTCCCCGGCGGCGAGGGCGATGATCGAGACGCTGGTGGCTGTGGATAAGCAGGAAATCAGCGTCGCCGTTTAA
- a CDS encoding TauD/TfdA family dioxygenase, producing MSNAALAVKPAVHALEIHPVAGRIGAEIRGVHLSGELDAATVEAIQQALVQYKVVFFREQTQLDDQRQEAFAHLLGEPVAHPTVPSREGTRYLLELDGAEGQRANSWHTDVTFVDAYPKASILRSVVAPAFGGDTLWANTATAYNGLPTELRELADKLVAVHSNEYDYASAKPDVSAEKLERYRKVFTSTVYETEHPVVRVHPISGEKSLLLGHFVKRIKGYSQADSAHLFGLLQSHVIRQENTVRWRWKAGDVAIWDNRSTQHYAIDDYGTQDRVVRRVTLKGEVPVGVSGQRSQTIKGRE from the coding sequence ATGAGCAATGCCGCACTCGCAGTAAAACCCGCTGTCCACGCGCTGGAAATCCATCCGGTGGCCGGTCGTATCGGCGCCGAGATCCGTGGCGTGCATTTGTCCGGTGAACTCGACGCCGCCACCGTCGAAGCCATTCAACAGGCGCTGGTTCAGTACAAAGTCGTGTTCTTTCGCGAGCAGACTCAGCTTGACGACCAGCGTCAGGAAGCGTTTGCCCATTTGCTCGGCGAACCGGTGGCGCACCCGACCGTGCCGTCACGCGAAGGCACGCGTTATCTGCTCGAACTGGACGGCGCTGAAGGTCAGCGCGCCAACTCCTGGCACACCGACGTGACCTTCGTCGACGCCTACCCGAAAGCCTCGATCCTGCGCTCGGTGGTGGCCCCGGCCTTCGGTGGCGACACGCTGTGGGCGAATACCGCGACGGCGTACAACGGCTTGCCGACCGAATTGCGAGAACTGGCCGACAAACTGGTCGCCGTGCACAGCAACGAATACGACTACGCCAGCGCGAAACCGGACGTCTCGGCAGAGAAGCTCGAACGCTATCGCAAGGTCTTCACCTCCACCGTTTACGAGACCGAGCACCCGGTGGTGCGCGTGCACCCGATCAGCGGCGAGAAGAGCTTGCTGCTGGGGCATTTCGTCAAACGCATCAAGGGCTATTCGCAGGCGGATTCGGCGCACCTGTTCGGGCTGTTGCAGAGCCATGTGATCCGCCAGGAAAACACCGTGCGCTGGCGCTGGAAGGCCGGTGATGTGGCGATCTGGGATAACCGCTCGACGCAGCATTACGCGATTGATGACTACGGGACTCAGGATCGGGTGGTGCGTCGGGTGACGTTGAAGGGTGAGGTGCCGGTTGGGGTTTCGGGGCAGCGTAGTCAGACCATCAAGGGTCGTGAGTAA
- a CDS encoding alkaline phosphatase family protein: MPTPPNPVRNVLYIMCDQLRRDYLSCYGHPHLHTPNIDRLAAAGVRFSRAYTQGTICGPSRMSAYTGRYVSSHQVAWNAVPLPLEELTIGDYLRPHGIRTALVGKTHATANVDALQRLAINPESEQAEVFNEVGFEPYMRHDGIYPDDPLFDDKRESAPYTHYLREHGFDGKNPWHDWANAAEGENGEILSGWKMRHSNLPARIPEQHSETVYTTNRAIDFITEQGEKSWCLHLSFIKPHWPYIVPAPYHALYSTKSILEAVRATPSEASKHPVYTAFRQHEESLNFSRDSVRLTVIPTYMGLIKQVDDQLGRLFDLLQSNGRWDDTLIVFTSDHGDFLGDHWLGEKEFLLEQAVGVPLIVRDPRAAADVTRGTVDDRLTETIDALPTFLQALGLPGAEHRLEGRSLIPLLHGENPGWRRYAISEYDYAFQAPARERLGQPIDRCRMTMVRSERWKYLAYDGFGPQLFDLLNDPQELRDLGDDPEFAAVREEHAGYLFEWVRGLKRRTTISHQEIDLRGQRFRYGEPESEKVVQIGVW, translated from the coding sequence ATGCCCACCCCGCCAAACCCCGTGCGCAACGTGCTGTACATCATGTGCGATCAACTGCGCCGCGATTACCTGTCCTGCTACGGCCATCCGCATCTGCACACACCAAACATCGATCGCTTGGCTGCGGCCGGCGTGCGCTTCAGCCGCGCCTACACCCAAGGCACGATCTGCGGCCCCTCGCGGATGTCGGCTTATACCGGGCGCTACGTCAGCAGCCATCAGGTGGCGTGGAATGCCGTGCCGTTGCCGCTGGAAGAACTGACCATCGGCGATTACCTGCGTCCTCACGGCATTCGCACCGCCCTGGTAGGCAAGACCCACGCCACAGCAAATGTCGACGCGCTACAGCGCCTGGCAATCAACCCGGAAAGCGAACAGGCCGAAGTGTTCAACGAAGTCGGCTTCGAACCGTACATGCGCCACGACGGCATCTATCCCGACGATCCGCTGTTCGACGACAAACGCGAATCCGCGCCCTATACCCATTACCTGCGCGAACACGGTTTCGACGGCAAAAACCCCTGGCACGACTGGGCCAACGCCGCCGAAGGCGAAAACGGCGAAATCCTCAGCGGCTGGAAAATGCGTCATTCGAATTTGCCAGCACGAATTCCCGAGCAGCACTCAGAGACTGTCTACACTACAAATCGAGCCATCGACTTCATCACCGAGCAAGGCGAGAAATCGTGGTGTTTACACCTTTCCTTTATCAAACCGCACTGGCCCTACATCGTACCAGCGCCGTACCACGCCTTGTACAGTACGAAATCGATTCTCGAAGCGGTCCGCGCGACGCCCTCCGAAGCCAGTAAACACCCCGTATACACTGCTTTTCGCCAGCACGAGGAAAGCCTCAACTTCTCCCGCGACTCAGTACGATTGACTGTAATCCCTACGTACATGGGCCTGATCAAGCAAGTGGATGATCAGCTCGGGCGGCTGTTCGATCTTTTGCAGAGCAACGGCCGCTGGGATGACACGTTGATCGTGTTCACCAGCGATCACGGGGACTTTCTGGGTGATCACTGGCTGGGTGAGAAGGAATTTTTGCTGGAGCAGGCGGTGGGCGTACCGTTGATCGTGCGCGATCCTCGGGCGGCGGCAGATGTCACCCGGGGAACCGTCGATGATCGACTGACAGAAACCATCGATGCGCTACCAACGTTTCTTCAGGCACTGGGACTACCGGGTGCAGAGCATCGGCTTGAAGGGCGTTCGTTGATCCCGCTTCTGCACGGAGAAAATCCGGGCTGGCGCCGCTATGCGATCAGCGAATACGACTACGCCTTCCAGGCACCGGCGCGGGAGCGTTTAGGCCAGCCGATCGATCGTTGCCGCATGACCATGGTGCGCAGCGAGCGCTGGAAATACCTGGCGTACGACGGCTTTGGGCCGCAGTTGTTTGATCTGCTGAATGATCCGCAGGAGCTGCGTGATTTGGGGGATGACCCGGAATTCGCGGCGGTGCGTGAGGAGCATGCGGGGTATTTGTTCGAGTGGGTGCGCGGGTTGAAGCGGCGGACCACGATCAGTCATCAGGAGATTGATTTGCGGGGGCAGCGGTTTCGCTATGGTGAGCCGGAGAGTGAGAAGGTTGTTCAGATTGGTGTTTGGTAG
- a CDS encoding LysR family transcriptional regulator, giving the protein MHIDLRQLRHFIALAEQRSFVAGAQAVNLSQSAFSRSIQALEHSVGCQLVDRGRKELPPTKQGLVLLEHARRLVSGAQQMANEISQFNGLEAGELRFGCGPAPAAGLIPRAIGSFIGRYPKARVQFQVDDWQSLSKRLLSEEFEFFVADTRHFEADPDYLTHRLRPRKWHFCCRAGHPLAGLDRVSAEQLMSYPLAVSIRPPNLRKVIVDLSGRPDFTPNVECENSSSLLSVVLRSEAIGIVGAYSDALHQAKGELVCLRIEGLADDLEELYTRYGIVSRAGYRLSPLAEAMIEQIKAIDQQDEETCSLQNLAV; this is encoded by the coding sequence ATGCATATCGACTTGCGCCAACTTCGTCACTTCATTGCCTTGGCTGAACAACGCAGCTTCGTCGCCGGCGCGCAGGCGGTGAACCTGTCGCAGTCGGCGTTCAGCCGCAGCATTCAGGCGCTGGAACACAGCGTCGGCTGTCAGTTGGTTGATCGCGGACGCAAGGAATTACCGCCGACCAAACAGGGCCTGGTGCTGCTCGAACACGCACGGCGACTGGTCAGTGGCGCGCAGCAGATGGCCAACGAGATCAGCCAGTTCAACGGGCTGGAGGCCGGGGAATTGCGCTTCGGTTGTGGGCCGGCGCCGGCGGCGGGTTTGATTCCTCGTGCCATCGGCAGTTTTATCGGTCGCTACCCCAAGGCACGGGTGCAGTTTCAGGTCGATGACTGGCAGAGTCTGAGCAAACGCTTATTGAGCGAAGAGTTTGAATTCTTTGTCGCTGATACTCGGCACTTTGAAGCCGATCCGGACTACCTGACACACCGGTTGCGGCCGCGTAAATGGCATTTTTGTTGCCGCGCGGGGCATCCATTGGCCGGGCTTGATCGGGTTAGCGCCGAGCAATTGATGAGCTATCCGCTAGCGGTGAGTATTCGTCCGCCGAACCTGCGCAAGGTCATCGTCGACCTGAGTGGGCGGCCGGATTTCACGCCGAATGTGGAGTGTGAAAACAGCTCGAGTTTGCTCAGTGTGGTGCTGCGTTCAGAGGCGATCGGGATTGTCGGGGCGTATTCGGATGCACTGCATCAGGCCAAGGGGGAGTTGGTGTGTTTGCGGATTGAAGGGTTGGCGGATGATCTGGAGGAGCTGTACACGCGTTATGGGATTGTCAGCCGCGCGGGGTATCGGTTGTCGCCGTTGGCGGAGGCGATGATTGAGCAGATCAAAGCGATTGATCAGCAGGATGAGGAGACTTGCTCGCTGCAGAATCTCGCCGTCTGA
- a CDS encoding TonB-dependent receptor, with the protein MSPLNLASPLTPRRLKRLPLALLLAGSASWTHGYAAESETPAPVPAGKPAANSSQLETVTVTTRRREESSQDVPTPMSVVSGQNLETQRVYRIQDLQQLVPSVNVAYMHARQSSVSIRGLGNNPASDGLEGSVGLYIDNVYLGRPGMAVFDLMDIEQLEVLRGPQGTLFGKNTTAGVINISTRAPTFTPERSIETSVGEDGYFQTKGTISGPLNDQLAGRFSAYRTRSDGDIKNEYDGHDLNGGSRDGFRAQLLFKPNEDFNLRWIGDYNEEDSSAGTRVLYSTGPTINGVNLYQSRANAAGATLVNGSHRKVNLDNDQHVTVHQGGTSVEANWTLPSDFTLTSISSYRFWNFTPRNDDGLNVPASYNAGVSVEDKQYSQEFRLASPKGEFFDYVVGAYYFGNNLDNKSFAYYGPQADIWNGTPAGALANVTSVGNGHIKTDSFALFAQGTWHLSERLDFTAGVRGTYEEKSAWVTRNAPVGGATVAGAAATARRGRAGAYDSGDLNQYSSSPSGLLNLSYRITDDVLGYATLSHGEKSGGVNLAVGSAPVAGADSLLIGTERANNAELGFKSTLWDHRLQLNANVFWTQVNAYQTNAYDAENRVQYLTNAGSVRSRGVEFESTVIPLRGLTLNINGSYNDVSYLSYKDAPCPPEVSQAPGAPASCDLSGHQVVGASKWIGNANGEYKWNLDNGFEPYVTASYAFRSKAVGTVEDSDYGQIPSYAVVNFSTGLRGDFNQGQWDVSLWLKNAFDKTYYTTLWTGGNGGYEGLLGTPRTLGVTGRYDF; encoded by the coding sequence ATGAGTCCGTTGAACCTTGCGTCACCCTTAACGCCACGACGGCTCAAACGCCTGCCTCTGGCCCTGTTGCTGGCAGGGAGCGCGAGCTGGACTCACGGTTACGCCGCTGAGTCTGAAACCCCGGCGCCGGTGCCGGCCGGCAAGCCTGCCGCCAACAGTTCGCAATTGGAAACCGTGACCGTCACCACCCGCCGTCGCGAAGAAAGTTCGCAAGACGTGCCGACGCCCATGAGTGTGGTCAGCGGACAGAATCTGGAAACACAGCGGGTCTACCGCATTCAGGATTTGCAGCAACTGGTGCCCAGCGTCAACGTCGCCTACATGCATGCACGGCAGTCCAGCGTGTCGATCCGTGGCCTCGGGAATAACCCGGCCAGCGATGGCCTGGAAGGCAGCGTCGGCTTGTACATCGACAACGTCTACCTGGGCCGTCCGGGGATGGCGGTGTTTGACTTGATGGACATCGAACAACTCGAAGTCTTGCGTGGGCCGCAGGGCACGCTGTTCGGCAAAAACACCACCGCCGGGGTGATCAACATCAGCACTCGCGCGCCGACCTTTACACCCGAACGCAGCATCGAAACCTCGGTTGGCGAGGATGGTTACTTCCAGACCAAGGGCACGATTTCCGGGCCGCTCAACGATCAACTGGCCGGACGCTTTTCGGCTTATCGCACCCGAAGCGACGGCGACATCAAGAACGAATACGACGGCCATGATTTGAATGGCGGCTCACGCGATGGCTTCCGCGCGCAACTGCTGTTCAAGCCCAATGAAGATTTCAATCTGCGCTGGATCGGTGACTACAACGAGGAGGATTCCAGCGCCGGCACCCGCGTGCTCTACAGCACTGGGCCGACCATCAATGGCGTCAATCTCTACCAATCCCGCGCCAACGCAGCCGGCGCAACATTGGTCAACGGTTCGCACCGCAAGGTCAATCTGGACAACGACCAGCACGTCACCGTGCATCAGGGCGGCACCTCGGTCGAAGCGAACTGGACGCTGCCGAGCGATTTCACGCTGACCTCGATCAGCTCCTATCGCTTCTGGAATTTCACCCCGCGCAACGACGACGGTCTCAACGTGCCGGCGAGTTACAACGCCGGGGTGTCGGTGGAAGACAAACAGTACTCGCAGGAATTTCGCCTGGCCTCGCCCAAGGGCGAGTTTTTCGATTACGTCGTTGGCGCCTACTACTTCGGCAACAATCTGGACAACAAATCCTTCGCCTATTACGGCCCGCAAGCCGACATCTGGAACGGCACGCCGGCCGGTGCGCTGGCCAACGTCACCAGCGTCGGCAACGGCCACATCAAGACCGACAGCTTTGCGCTGTTCGCCCAAGGCACCTGGCATCTCAGCGAACGTCTGGACTTCACCGCCGGAGTGCGCGGTACCTATGAAGAAAAAAGCGCCTGGGTCACGCGTAATGCGCCGGTCGGCGGTGCGACCGTCGCCGGTGCTGCCGCAACGGCGCGGCGCGGGCGTGCCGGTGCTTATGATTCCGGCGATTTGAATCAGTACAGCTCCAGTCCGTCCGGACTGCTCAACCTCAGTTACCGCATCACCGATGATGTTCTGGGCTACGCCACGTTGTCCCACGGCGAGAAATCCGGCGGGGTTAACCTTGCGGTCGGTTCCGCTCCGGTGGCCGGCGCCGATTCACTGCTGATCGGCACCGAGCGTGCGAACAACGCCGAACTCGGCTTCAAGAGCACGTTGTGGGACCACCGCCTGCAACTCAACGCCAACGTGTTCTGGACTCAGGTCAACGCTTACCAGACCAACGCCTATGACGCCGAAAATCGCGTGCAATACCTGACCAACGCCGGTTCCGTGCGTTCGCGCGGGGTCGAGTTCGAAAGCACGGTAATCCCGTTGCGCGGGCTGACCCTGAACATCAACGGCTCCTACAACGACGTCAGCTATCTCTCGTACAAAGATGCCCCGTGCCCGCCGGAAGTCAGTCAGGCGCCGGGCGCTCCGGCCTCTTGCGACCTCAGCGGGCATCAGGTGGTCGGCGCCTCGAAATGGATCGGCAACGCCAACGGCGAATACAAATGGAATCTGGATAACGGCTTCGAACCTTACGTCACCGCCAGCTATGCCTTCCGCTCGAAAGCGGTGGGCACGGTCGAGGATTCCGACTACGGGCAGATCCCGAGTTATGCGGTGGTCAACTTCTCCACCGGCCTGCGCGGCGACTTCAACCAGGGCCAGTGGGACGTGTCGCTGTGGCTGAAAAACGCTTTCGACAAAACCTACTACACGACCCTGTGGACGGGCGGCAACGGCGGCTATGAAGGCTTGCTCGGCACACCGCGGACCCTCGGCGTCACCGGTCGCTACGACTTCTGA
- a CDS encoding aryl-sulfate sulfotransferase: MLRIKTALPVLLSGAVLSAGAFAAPSVYPTGVTRYDPNKAFNQYVIFSGADKQTHLIDMNGNEVKTWSQAGFPSAIIDPQLVGGERGHVLLQLSEKDPGKLGSAGNGLGNQSVGELDWNGKVVWQWGDKAPGGAAQQHHDQRRLSNGNTVVLANKVHKVKGFKVPEVIDDAIYEVSPDGAVKWQWLASEHLSEFGFTAEQLKLVRASENPDYLHINNLSLVGPNKWFDAGDKRFNPDNLLIDSRNANFIAIIDKNSGKVVWRLGPNLPLINPKTAQKLPRPVDQFVGQHDAHIIPAGLPGAGNLLVFDNQGSAGYPNVTLGLISGSRVLEIDPVKNEIVWQYSAANSKQPGWAFYSSFISSARRLPNGNTLIDEGMNGRFFQVTTNGENVWEYVSPYLGKAPGSDALSNWVYRALPVSYDWVPAGTPRSETAVNAPVVGVQQTNASR; this comes from the coding sequence ATGTTGCGTATCAAAACGGCTTTGCCGGTGTTGCTGTCCGGCGCAGTGCTCAGTGCCGGCGCCTTCGCCGCGCCGAGTGTTTACCCGACCGGCGTCACCCGTTATGACCCGAACAAGGCATTCAACCAATACGTGATTTTCAGCGGCGCCGACAAACAGACGCACCTGATCGACATGAATGGTAACGAGGTGAAAACCTGGTCGCAGGCGGGTTTTCCCTCCGCAATCATCGACCCGCAACTGGTCGGCGGTGAACGCGGGCATGTGCTGCTGCAACTGAGTGAAAAGGACCCCGGCAAACTTGGATCGGCCGGCAATGGTCTGGGCAATCAGAGCGTCGGTGAGCTGGACTGGAATGGCAAAGTCGTCTGGCAGTGGGGCGACAAGGCCCCCGGTGGCGCGGCGCAGCAGCACCATGATCAGCGCCGTTTGAGCAACGGCAACACTGTGGTGCTGGCGAACAAGGTGCACAAGGTCAAAGGCTTCAAAGTGCCCGAGGTGATCGACGATGCGATCTATGAAGTCAGCCCCGACGGCGCGGTGAAATGGCAGTGGCTGGCGTCGGAGCATCTGAGTGAATTCGGCTTCACCGCCGAGCAGTTGAAACTGGTGCGTGCCAGCGAAAATCCGGACTACCTGCACATCAATAACCTCAGCCTGGTCGGGCCGAACAAGTGGTTCGATGCCGGTGACAAACGCTTCAATCCGGACAACCTGCTGATCGATTCACGCAACGCCAATTTCATCGCGATCATCGATAAGAACAGCGGCAAAGTGGTTTGGCGCCTTGGCCCGAATCTGCCGCTGATCAACCCGAAAACCGCGCAGAAACTGCCGCGTCCTGTGGATCAGTTTGTCGGTCAGCATGATGCACACATCATTCCGGCCGGATTGCCCGGAGCTGGCAACTTGCTGGTGTTCGATAACCAGGGTTCGGCGGGTTATCCGAACGTCACCCTCGGGCTGATTTCCGGTTCGCGGGTATTGGAAATCGACCCGGTGAAAAACGAAATCGTCTGGCAGTACAGCGCGGCGAATTCGAAGCAGCCGGGCTGGGCGTTCTATAGTTCGTTCATCAGCAGCGCGCGGCGTTTGCCCAATGGCAACACGCTGATCGATGAGGGCATGAACGGACGGTTTTTCCAAGTGACGACCAACGGTGAAAACGTCTGGGAATACGTCAGCCCCTATCTCGGCAAAGCGCCGGGCAGCGATGCGCTCAGCAACTGGGTGTATCGGGCGCTGCCTGTGAGTTATGACTGGGTGCCAGCGGGTACGCCGCGCTCGGAGACTGCGGTCAATGCACCGGTTGTTGGCGTGCAGCAAACCAACGCCAGTCGTTAG
- a CDS encoding energy transducer TonB, translating to MGNVQTAASAEELLWRQTPGGELVDLGRPHRVPLAQLRLQRAPKGILSRRETILLGVLALVVHGAVIYWISQKPTPVLPIVPPEIPPMTIEFSRPAPPAPPVVVPPPPAPVVEPPPPVEDELAVKPPPPKPVPKPKPVVKQAPKPAPKAVEQPPAPPQPAAPVAAPAPPAPPAPAPVTPASANAAYLKNPAPEYPSLAQRRGWEGTVLLRVHVLASGKPGEIQIAKSSGRQQLDDAALNAVKRWSFVPAKQGNVAQDGWVSVPIDFKIH from the coding sequence ATGGGCAATGTCCAGACCGCCGCCAGCGCAGAGGAATTGCTGTGGCGTCAGACGCCGGGTGGCGAGTTGGTCGATCTCGGCCGGCCGCATCGTGTGCCGTTGGCGCAGCTGCGTTTGCAGCGTGCGCCCAAGGGCATTCTGAGTCGGCGTGAAACTATTCTGCTTGGCGTGCTCGCGTTAGTGGTGCATGGCGCGGTGATCTACTGGATCAGCCAGAAGCCGACGCCGGTGCTGCCGATCGTGCCACCGGAAATTCCGCCGATGACCATCGAGTTCTCGCGCCCGGCACCGCCAGCGCCACCGGTTGTCGTGCCGCCGCCACCTGCGCCTGTGGTTGAGCCGCCGCCACCGGTGGAAGACGAGCTGGCGGTAAAACCGCCGCCGCCAAAACCGGTTCCGAAACCGAAACCGGTGGTTAAACAGGCACCCAAACCAGCACCGAAAGCGGTCGAGCAACCACCGGCGCCGCCACAACCGGCAGCCCCGGTTGCAGCGCCAGCGCCACCTGCTCCTCCCGCGCCGGCACCGGTCACCCCGGCATCAGCGAATGCTGCGTACCTGAAAAACCCGGCACCGGAATACCCGTCGCTGGCTCAGCGTCGCGGTTGGGAAGGCACGGTGTTGTTACGGGTGCACGTGTTGGCCAGCGGCAAACCCGGCGAGATTCAGATTGCAAAAAGCAGTGGTCGGCAACAGCTCGACGACGCGGCACTGAACGCCGTGAAACGTTGGAGTTTCGTCCCGGCCAAGCAGGGTAATGTCGCCCAGGACGGCTGGGTCAGCGTGCCCATCGATTTCAAGATTCATTAA
- a CDS encoding MotA/TolQ/ExbB proton channel family protein — translation MTLLASPLESIESAVIWLLVVFSVATWGLALLKAVQFGRLKAQDRRFHKRFWAASSLDSAAELSETQPGAAARVAQAGYAAIQVGEAPQANDLSQAINHQDRLERALRQQIVRERRSLETGLAVVASIGSTSPFIGLFGTVWGIMEALKGISAAGSASLETVAGPIGAALVATGVGIAVAVPAVLVYNYFLRRLKLTAADLDDFAHDFYSLAQKSSFRVLIHPSAHKVAAQGNATKVKEAS, via the coding sequence ATGACGTTACTGGCATCTCCACTGGAATCCATCGAAAGCGCGGTGATCTGGCTGCTGGTGGTTTTTTCCGTCGCCACCTGGGGGCTGGCATTGCTCAAGGCTGTGCAGTTCGGTCGTCTGAAGGCGCAGGATCGCCGTTTTCATAAACGTTTCTGGGCGGCGTCGAGTCTGGATTCAGCCGCTGAATTGAGCGAGACCCAACCCGGCGCTGCGGCCCGGGTGGCACAGGCCGGCTACGCGGCGATTCAGGTGGGCGAGGCGCCACAGGCCAATGATTTGAGCCAGGCGATCAACCATCAGGATCGACTGGAGCGCGCCCTGCGTCAGCAAATTGTCCGCGAACGCCGTTCGCTGGAAACAGGCCTGGCAGTGGTCGCCAGTATCGGCAGTACGTCGCCGTTCATTGGTTTGTTCGGCACGGTATGGGGAATCATGGAGGCGTTGAAAGGAATCAGCGCGGCTGGCTCGGCGAGCCTGGAAACGGTGGCCGGTCCGATCGGTGCAGCACTGGTCGCCACGGGTGTGGGGATCGCCGTCGCGGTGCCGGCGGTGCTGGTTTACAACTACTTTTTGCGTCGGTTGAAACTGACCGCGGCGGATCTGGATGACTTTGCCCACGACTTCTACAGCCTGGCGCAGAAGAGCTCCTTCCGCGTGTTGATTCACCCGAGTGCGCACAAGGTTGCAGCGCAGGGCAACGCGACAAAAGTGAAGGAGGCGTCCTGA